A genomic window from Ananas comosus cultivar F153 linkage group 22, ASM154086v1, whole genome shotgun sequence includes:
- the LOC109727650 gene encoding uncharacterized protein LOC109727650, with translation MVPGFKRSISLPMSPRRKAPEKPYGHARSASLPCPSHPLVSHLEDAIRTVRRWTSEPDRTPVRISTGLGRIGLLLAALDELLRLPQAEDALRRAADRLLDDLLLLADAYGSLRSAALALREAQSETRAALRRRDAARLASSLGSQRRAEKELARIASAVRSASRSASDTEIAGIVGEAIAAISAASVAVLLGISAISAAASAAAAATARSSSVLEPLRKLGFRSSSNNKKDTEEEKEIAALERLEELEECVGKLESGSERVFRSLVNIRVSLLNILTPSF, from the coding sequence ATGGTACCTGGTTTCAAGCGCTCGATCTCGCTCCCGATGAGTCCGCGGCGCAAGGCTCCGGAGAAACCCTACGGCCACGCGCGCTCAGCCAGCCTCCCGTGCCCGTCCCACCCCCTCGTCTCCCACCTCGAGGACGCGATCCGAACCGTCCGGCGCTGGACCTCCGAACCGGACCGGACCCCGGTTCGGATCTCGACCGGCCTCGGCCGGATCGGACTCCTCCTCGCCGCGCTCGAcgagctcctccgcctcccccaGGCCGAGGAcgccctccgccgcgccgccgatCGCCTCCTCGacgacctcctcctcctcgccgacGCCTACGGCTCGCTCCGGTCCGCAGCGCTCGCGCTCAGGGAGGCCCAATCGGAGACTCGCGCTGCTCTACGGCGCCGCGACGCGGCGCGGCTCGCGTCCTCGCTCGGATCGCAGCGGCGCGCGGAGAAGGAGCTCGCCCGGATCGCCTCCGCCGTCCGATCCGCCTCGAGATCCGCATCAGACACCGAGATCGCGGGGATCGTGGGCGAGGCGATCGCGGCGATCTCAGCGGCCTCCGTCGCCGTGCTCCTCGGGATCTCggcgatctccgccgccgcctccgccgccgccgcagcaacTGCGAGAAGCTCCTCCGTGCTGGAGCCGTTGAGGAAGCTCGGGTTCAGATCCTCGTCGAATAATAAGAAGGAtacggaggaggagaaggagatcgCGGCGTTGGAGAGGTTGGAGGAGTTGGAGGAATGCGTTGGGAAATTAGAGAGCGGGAGCGAAAGGGTGTTTAGAAGTCTCGTGAACATTCGAGTTTCCCTCCTCAACATTCTCACTCCCTCATTCTAG
- the LOC109727665 gene encoding NADH dehydrogenase [ubiquinone] 1 beta subcomplex subunit 2, with the protein MGGGGGTGSSTYKGYTLHQPKRWHAVTGKGLCAIMWFWVLYRAKQDGPVVLGWRHPWEGHDDHSHDHGHGHENEASH; encoded by the exons atggggggaggaggaggaacgGGGAGCTCGACGTACAAGGGCTACACTCTCCACCAACCCAAGCGATGGCACGCGGTGACGGGGAAGGGCTTGTGCGCCATCATGTG GTTTTGGGTTCTGTACAGGGCTAAGCAAGATGGACCTGTAGTGCTG GGTTGGCGTCATCCATGGGAGGGACACGATGATCACTCTCACGACCATGGGCATGGGCATGAAAATGAG GCATCTCATTAA